The Molothrus aeneus isolate 106 chromosome 15, BPBGC_Maene_1.0, whole genome shotgun sequence genome includes a region encoding these proteins:
- the ECSCR gene encoding endothelial cell-specific chemotaxis regulator, translating into MPLPSLRALLGLLLLLPGSTAPTNSSTPAGTGPSPPTTPSPEAKNHSSEPSVKATPLTNLSLTSVSQTTTAKPSPSTTTPLTAITERDDKSSGNRSTAAPSPAPRGQDHMRNESTTTSATQGASSSQTGTSKPITPAPNSSSQWPEPTTPTDEKSPLTVAAFGVISFVVILIVVVIILVSVVSLRFKCNHSKDSEDKQKPGSSMVSESCSADMSQKGNSITLISMKNINTNNSMSYPPSEKVSLFSLAF; encoded by the exons GTTCCACAGCTCCCACAAACTCCTCCACCCCTGCTGGAACAG GTCCATCCCCACCAACAACACCCAGCCCTGAAGCCAAGAACCACAGCTCAG AGCCATCAGTAAAAGCAACACCACTGACGAACCTGAGCCTCACCTCTGTGAGTCAAACTACTACAGCCAAACCCTCCCCCAGCACTACAACACCCCTGACAGCAATCACTGAGAGAG ATGATAAGTCCAGTGGAAACagaagcacagcagctccttctccagcaccTCGAG GTCAGGATCACATGAGGAATGAGAGCACCACAACATCAGCGACTCAAGGTGCTTCCTCCTCACAGACAG GCACCTCAAAACCCATCACCCCAGCACCCAACTCCTCCAGCCAATGGCCCGAGCCCACCACCCCGACAGACGAGAAATCACCACTGACAGTGGCAGCTTTTG GTGTCATCAGCTTTGTCGTTATCCTGATAGTGGTGGTCATCATCCTGGTCAGTGTGGTCAGCCTGAGGTTCAAGTGCAACCACTCCAAGGACTCTGAAG ACAAACAGAAACCAGGAAGCTCCATGGTATCAGAGAG CTGCTCGGCAGACATGAGCCAGAAGGGGAACAGCATCACTCTGATCTCCATGAAGAACATCAACACCAACAACAGCATGAGCTATCCCCCGTCAGAAAAGGTTTCCCTCTTCAGCCTTGCTTTTTAG